A section of the Candidatus Chlorohelix allophototropha genome encodes:
- the istB gene encoding IS21-like element helper ATPase IstB encodes MNSLEHKLTSLKLGRVKQVYSDWIERARETGMDYGEFLEELLSEELLSRQENQLKKRLHSASFPFEASLEQFDFSRHPELKRSVILRYFDSSFVEKAGNLLLIGASGLGKTHLSIAAGIKMVQLGYTVKFITAQQLANQVIAASTRQEIARILEPLLKCQVLVLDELGYLPMDARVGPALYELISGRYLRGATIITSNKSLSNWGELIEGGDTALMVAIIDRLLHHGEVFYLRGSSYRTLGKESYGLERRQLPPEEKKPEAGTGS; translated from the coding sequence ATGAATAGTCTGGAACATAAACTCACCAGCCTAAAACTGGGCAGGGTAAAACAGGTATACAGCGATTGGATTGAACGGGCACGCGAAACCGGAATGGATTACGGGGAGTTTTTAGAAGAATTGTTAAGCGAAGAGTTGCTATCTCGTCAGGAGAACCAACTCAAAAAGCGTTTGCACTCAGCCAGTTTCCCTTTTGAAGCCAGCCTGGAACAATTCGATTTCAGTCGCCACCCGGAACTGAAGCGCAGCGTGATTTTACGCTATTTCGACAGCAGTTTTGTAGAAAAAGCTGGGAATTTACTCCTAATCGGGGCAAGTGGGCTTGGGAAAACCCATCTTTCGATTGCAGCCGGAATTAAGATGGTGCAGTTGGGTTACACCGTAAAGTTCATTACGGCTCAACAACTGGCGAACCAAGTGATTGCGGCTAGCACTCGCCAGGAAATAGCCAGGATTTTAGAGCCGCTTTTGAAATGTCAGGTGTTGGTATTAGACGAACTGGGCTATTTACCGATGGACGCACGTGTAGGTCCGGCCTTATATGAGCTGATCAGCGGACGTTACCTCAGAGGTGCTACGATCATTACCAGTAACAAAAGCCTTTCTAACTGGGGCGAACTGATCGAGGGTGGTGATACTGCCTTGATGGTGGCGATTATTGACCGTTTATTGCATCACGGAGAAGTTTTTTATTTAAGAGGTAGCAGTTACCGCACTTTAGGAAAGGAGAGTTACGGCTTAGAGCGTCGGCAACTTCCACCAGAAGAAAAGAAACCGGAAGCGGGAACTGGTTCTTAA
- the istA gene encoding IS21 family transposase: MLEVMARSAIKYHRKRGDNYNVIAGKVQHDARTVKRVLNEPSDKVQTRPNRESSVAVFKEQIEGWLEQKLQVKRMLELAWEDPKQPYCGRPTAFYDYVRKLKKARENQAHQVQIRFEGLPGEFLQIDWGEIRGVLFSKQDSVPQTFYFFCARLKYSRFMYVSFQKDMAEETLVRCLVEALNRMGGVPWVITTDNMKTVVLRRDEKNQPVWHPVWQKLALEFEFHPEACAPASGNQKGAVENLVKYTKNNFLAGRTFYDAADLVRQLEEWLGVVNYERTCAATGEIPGSLLEIERKHFSPLPASARDYGLFTSLVVNREGVVIFETNKYSVPAELMGQTLTARIHREWLKLWRGTELVAQHPRCYSRNRRLVIPEHYTQAFEIKPRARTMVWRDWLLNLGPQVYQYVAVICRRQRATMSEQIHQLYALAQQVGLEEFQAAVELATEQQLYGAEYLKGLLLKPAGSGSNAATLKPTQPAVERLLSEYEPLVANRFSAIPEENEIERAVG; this comes from the coding sequence ATGTTAGAAGTTATGGCCAGAAGCGCAATAAAGTACCACCGGAAACGAGGGGACAACTACAACGTAATTGCGGGCAAAGTGCAACATGATGCCCGTACCGTAAAAAGAGTGCTAAATGAACCTAGCGACAAGGTACAAACCCGCCCCAATCGTGAAAGTAGTGTGGCAGTCTTCAAAGAACAGATTGAAGGCTGGCTAGAACAAAAACTACAAGTGAAAAGAATGCTGGAACTAGCGTGGGAAGATCCCAAACAGCCCTACTGTGGCAGACCCACCGCCTTCTATGACTATGTGCGCAAGCTCAAAAAAGCCAGAGAGAACCAGGCTCATCAGGTACAGATACGTTTTGAGGGCTTACCTGGAGAGTTTTTGCAAATAGACTGGGGTGAAATTCGGGGAGTGCTGTTCAGTAAACAAGATAGTGTACCCCAAACCTTCTACTTTTTCTGTGCCCGGCTGAAATACTCGCGTTTTATGTATGTGAGCTTTCAGAAAGATATGGCCGAAGAAACGCTGGTGCGCTGCCTGGTGGAAGCCCTCAACCGGATGGGGGGAGTACCGTGGGTAATTACCACGGATAATATGAAGACGGTGGTACTGAGGCGAGATGAAAAGAACCAACCAGTGTGGCATCCGGTGTGGCAGAAACTGGCACTAGAATTCGAGTTTCACCCGGAAGCCTGTGCCCCGGCCAGCGGAAACCAGAAAGGTGCCGTAGAAAATTTGGTAAAGTATACCAAAAACAATTTTCTAGCTGGTCGTACATTCTACGATGCGGCGGATCTGGTAAGGCAGTTGGAAGAATGGTTAGGGGTAGTGAATTACGAGCGTACATGCGCAGCGACCGGGGAAATTCCGGGTAGCTTACTGGAAATAGAGCGTAAACACTTCAGCCCATTGCCTGCTAGTGCCCGGGATTACGGTTTATTTACCAGCCTGGTGGTAAACCGGGAAGGGGTAGTCATTTTTGAGACCAACAAATATAGCGTACCGGCGGAACTAATGGGACAAACCCTGACAGCCCGGATACATCGGGAATGGCTGAAGTTATGGCGGGGTACGGAACTGGTGGCACAGCACCCCCGTTGTTATTCCCGAAACCGCCGCTTAGTAATACCGGAACATTACACCCAAGCTTTTGAGATCAAACCCAGAGCCAGAACCATGGTGTGGCGGGATTGGTTGTTAAATTTAGGACCGCAAGTGTACCAGTATGTGGCGGTAATCTGTCGACGGCAAAGAGCCACCATGAGTGAACAAATCCACCAACTATACGCGCTGGCCCAGCAGGTAGGGCTGGAAGAATTCCAGGCGGCGGTGGAATTGGCAACGGAACAACAGCTTTACGGGGCGGAATATCTCAAGGGTTTATTACTCAAGCCAGCGGGTTCAGGCAGTAATGCCGCTACCCTCAAGCCCACTCAACCAGCGGTGGAACGGCTACTCAGTGAATACGAACCACTGGTGGCCAACCGTTTTTCGGCCATACCTGAGGAAAATGAAATAGAAAGGGCGGTGGGATGA
- a CDS encoding radical SAM protein, whose amino-acid sequence MTLVEASQAPVFENNLISNDPAYWKEVAELRNYAARAQQTLEEQQNRPFSPLGLTLYLSNRCNLSCVYCFAESGEEQPQRLVPTVALAAAKIVAENCLIEKYPLTVAFTGGGEPTLEQPILDTLLDGLEQLTTEYGLALFRYISTNGVMEEARARWLAQRFDLISLSCDGPPPVQAVQRPLRNGCDSSPKMERTAQIVRESGKTLHVRVTVTRQTLFLLPAISRYLCCQIEPKEINVEPVYRGGRATGVLEPEMAGDFVEAFLEARKIARDYGVRLLMSGSRPGEIHGPYCQVLRDVLHLLPGGEATACFKTAHTTRHGQNDFLIGQFEKNDGVFNIDQPKVRMLRQTLQNTIPQCSSCFNLYHCARGCPDFCVLEENIPEKSFRCLVQQMLISVQLQEIANTIKEDAFRLSGVTGKEVGRW is encoded by the coding sequence TTGACTTTGGTCGAAGCAAGCCAAGCGCCAGTTTTCGAAAACAATTTAATTTCAAACGATCCGGCATACTGGAAAGAGGTAGCTGAGTTGCGCAATTATGCCGCGCGGGCGCAACAAACCTTAGAGGAGCAGCAAAACCGACCCTTTTCCCCGCTAGGATTGACCCTTTACCTTAGCAATCGCTGCAACCTGTCCTGCGTCTATTGTTTTGCAGAATCCGGGGAGGAACAGCCGCAAAGATTGGTTCCGACAGTTGCACTGGCAGCAGCAAAAATTGTAGCGGAAAACTGCTTGATAGAGAAATACCCTTTAACAGTTGCTTTTACTGGCGGTGGTGAACCTACTCTGGAGCAACCTATATTGGATACTCTGTTGGATGGGTTGGAACAACTGACTACTGAATATGGTCTGGCTTTATTCCGGTATATTTCGACCAATGGGGTTATGGAGGAGGCAAGAGCAAGGTGGTTGGCACAGCGTTTTGACTTGATCAGCCTTTCTTGCGACGGTCCCCCTCCAGTACAGGCGGTTCAGCGACCACTACGGAATGGATGTGATAGCTCTCCAAAAATGGAACGGACGGCGCAAATCGTGCGTGAATCGGGAAAAACACTGCATGTCAGGGTTACGGTTACGCGACAGACGCTATTTCTACTGCCCGCTATTTCCAGATATTTGTGCTGCCAGATCGAACCAAAGGAAATAAACGTGGAGCCAGTTTATCGGGGTGGGAGAGCCACGGGTGTTCTCGAACCGGAAATGGCAGGGGACTTTGTAGAAGCTTTTCTGGAAGCAAGAAAAATTGCAAGGGATTATGGAGTTCGCTTGTTAATGTCGGGTAGCCGTCCCGGTGAAATTCATGGTCCATATTGCCAAGTGCTGCGAGATGTATTGCATCTGTTACCAGGGGGCGAAGCTACAGCCTGTTTCAAGACCGCGCACACCACTCGGCACGGTCAAAATGATTTTTTGATAGGTCAGTTTGAGAAAAATGATGGGGTTTTCAATATAGACCAACCAAAAGTTCGGATGCTGAGGCAAACTTTACAAAATACCATTCCTCAATGCTCAAGCTGTTTTAACCTCTATCACTGTGCGCGTGGTTGTCCAGATTTTTGCGTGTTGGAAGAGAATATACCAGAAAAGAGTTTTCGCTGTTTGGTTCAACAAATGCTTATAAGTGTTCAACTTCAGGAAATAGCTAATACTATAAAGGAGGATGCCTTCCGTTTGTCAGGAGTAACTGGCAAGGAGGTGGGGCGATGGTAA
- a CDS encoding CpXC domain-containing protein: MLYPAPQPYPLDCPQCGKPFETQVHTIVLPGSPAFEALKQAELNRSTCPHCGQSGYLLVPFVLYQPGRVTCFIPHFQAMSEQARQELVAPLVSMLRQVAGEEFEAEGQVQVGVSENYETMVQLAKGEVGAEGEEAAKLRYLIGILQLMLQVDAVQLAALKAKHQDKLPALVELAEGFAAQENGRNPAMVEALQALALKLKETTPIP, encoded by the coding sequence TTGCTTTACCCTGCGCCACAACCTTACCCGCTAGATTGCCCTCAGTGTGGCAAGCCTTTTGAAACACAGGTACACACGATTGTACTGCCCGGTAGCCCTGCTTTTGAGGCGCTCAAGCAAGCGGAGTTGAACCGGAGTACCTGCCCTCACTGCGGGCAAAGTGGTTATCTGCTGGTACCTTTTGTGCTGTACCAACCGGGGCGAGTCACCTGCTTTATTCCCCACTTTCAGGCGATGTCGGAGCAAGCGCGACAGGAGTTGGTGGCACCGTTGGTGAGTATGCTCAGGCAGGTGGCAGGGGAGGAATTTGAGGCAGAGGGACAAGTGCAGGTCGGGGTGAGCGAAAATTACGAGACGATGGTGCAACTGGCAAAGGGCGAGGTAGGGGCAGAGGGTGAGGAAGCCGCCAAACTGCGCTATTTGATCGGTATCCTACAACTGATGTTGCAGGTTGATGCGGTGCAACTGGCTGCCCTGAAAGCGAAGCATCAGGATAAACTCCCTGCTCTGGTAGAACTGGCGGAAGGGTTTGCAGCGCAAGAGAATGGACGCAATCCTGCCATGGTGGAAGCCTTGCAAGCGCTGGCTCTTAAATTAAAAGAGACCACACCAATACCTTAG
- a CDS encoding radical SAM protein — protein sequence MVNPEQLNFFEWFFRNASSKLDLAALKRDWLLLSPNYDINKWLLPLPPWAQRPYKDTGEQAWNKLCQNFAIASNNSKPFCIYLHVPFCSSKCGFCDSYSFKLGGHQAQHIETYVERLCYELSLWSNQGNLRERPISTVHLGGGTPTFLGEKGLVRLVECCKELFNISPDTEWALESTVESLTPGVITEMHRLGFRRLHIGVQSLEEPVRLEIGRRNTPDEVVKKIQDTLALGWVVTVDLVCGLPYQTLEGFITGLETLLEAGVDGVSLYELLIYPQNSRWAEKNELSKQNHLPNFLMFLAGVQILEMRGFSKNLFNHWATCRDKNIYFTFPTRDEDLLAVGTIADGVFGDYHYRHPRYAPYLRDAREGLPGLEGGLKRNFIESRLQPFRVALLSGKLQPALVEELAILHKTELIKQWLEHGLVKWLEDSSLELTGSGSWFTGNLLAQLSQ from the coding sequence ATGGTAAACCCAGAACAGCTCAATTTTTTTGAATGGTTTTTTAGAAATGCCTCTTCTAAACTAGACTTAGCTGCGTTAAAACGCGATTGGCTGTTGCTGTCACCCAATTACGATATAAACAAGTGGTTACTCCCCTTGCCTCCTTGGGCACAACGTCCTTATAAGGATACAGGTGAACAAGCTTGGAACAAATTATGCCAGAACTTTGCAATTGCCAGCAATAATTCTAAACCGTTTTGCATTTATTTACATGTGCCGTTCTGCTCTAGCAAGTGCGGTTTTTGCGATAGCTATTCCTTTAAATTAGGTGGGCATCAGGCACAACATATTGAGACCTACGTAGAACGCCTGTGTTACGAACTAAGCCTGTGGAGCAACCAAGGTAATTTGCGAGAACGCCCTATCTCAACCGTACACCTAGGTGGTGGCACTCCCACCTTCTTGGGAGAAAAAGGCTTGGTAAGGCTGGTAGAGTGTTGCAAAGAACTCTTTAATATTTCTCCTGATACCGAATGGGCTTTGGAATCCACCGTTGAGTCTCTGACTCCCGGCGTGATAACTGAAATGCACCGCTTGGGCTTTCGGCGATTACATATCGGAGTGCAAAGTCTTGAGGAACCAGTGCGCCTAGAAATAGGGCGCAGAAATACCCCGGACGAAGTAGTGAAGAAAATACAGGATACCCTAGCACTGGGTTGGGTGGTAACGGTTGATCTTGTGTGTGGGTTACCTTATCAGACTCTAGAGGGCTTTATCACCGGTCTTGAAACCTTGCTTGAAGCAGGTGTTGATGGGGTTTCGCTATACGAATTGCTAATTTACCCACAAAATAGCCGATGGGCAGAGAAAAACGAGCTTTCTAAGCAAAACCATTTGCCCAATTTCCTGATGTTCCTAGCCGGAGTGCAAATTCTAGAAATGCGGGGATTTTCAAAAAATCTTTTCAACCATTGGGCTACTTGCCGAGATAAAAATATATATTTTACTTTTCCAACACGCGATGAGGATTTATTAGCAGTAGGAACCATCGCCGATGGTGTTTTTGGGGACTATCATTATAGACACCCTCGTTACGCGCCCTACCTAAGAGATGCCCGAGAAGGTTTACCTGGTCTAGAGGGAGGGCTGAAACGGAATTTTATTGAATCAAGGTTACAGCCATTCAGGGTAGCCCTTTTATCTGGAAAGCTACAACCAGCATTGGTCGAAGAATTAGCTATTTTACACAAGACCGAGTTGATCAAACAATGGCTAGAGCATGGGTTGGTAAAATGGCTGGAAGATAGTAGCCTTGAGTTGACCGGAAGCGGTTCCTGGTTCACTGGTAATCTATTGGCACAACTCTCACAATAA
- a CDS encoding AAA family ATPase has protein sequence MQEVARQFGVKPDRLRRAAWDGRMHARRVGNQWLVLPSEVERFLRDGQRRPTHSNPPDEGEHMTRVIAIGVPKGGTGKTTTTINLGAALAEQGKKVLLVDFDPQGNLTQAMGLRPADLEHTVYSAIKYFLTRFESQLELAIQNVAPNIDLVPTSARLNLANDELAVAIQREQVLEKLLAPIASRYDFILIDTLPYLGVLVVNALVAANEVIIPLQAEYLATESVSLILDQVQLMRRSGLNPKLQITGILLTMVDQRVVINREAVAYSRKTFGSKVPVFDTMVKRSVRFTESQARHQSILQYDPNCEGAKAYRALAAEVLSSKVTVK, from the coding sequence ATCCAAGAAGTTGCCCGCCAGTTCGGAGTAAAGCCGGACAGGTTGCGTAGAGCCGCCTGGGATGGTCGAATGCATGCCCGTCGGGTCGGTAATCAATGGCTGGTATTACCTTCGGAGGTTGAAAGGTTTTTAAGGGATGGCCAACGCCGCCCTACCCATTCTAATCCACCTGATGAAGGAGAACATATGACACGTGTTATAGCTATTGGTGTCCCAAAAGGTGGGACGGGCAAGACTACCACGACCATCAATCTAGGAGCGGCGTTGGCTGAACAAGGCAAAAAAGTGCTACTAGTGGACTTTGACCCTCAGGGAAATCTGACTCAAGCAATGGGTTTGCGTCCTGCCGATCTAGAGCATACTGTTTACAGCGCTATCAAATATTTCCTGACCCGCTTCGAGTCACAATTGGAACTCGCTATCCAGAATGTCGCTCCCAATATTGACCTAGTACCAACCAGCGCGCGTTTAAATCTTGCAAACGATGAATTAGCTGTAGCGATTCAACGGGAGCAAGTTTTAGAAAAACTTTTGGCACCAATAGCCTCCCGCTACGATTTCATCCTGATTGACACTCTACCCTATCTGGGAGTATTGGTGGTAAATGCTCTAGTAGCGGCTAATGAGGTCATCATTCCATTACAAGCTGAATATTTAGCCACTGAATCGGTTTCTTTAATTCTTGACCAGGTTCAGCTTATGCGTCGTTCCGGTCTTAACCCGAAACTACAGATAACTGGTATTCTATTGACGATGGTTGATCAGCGAGTGGTTATAAATCGCGAGGCAGTTGCATATTCGCGTAAAACCTTCGGTAGCAAAGTGCCTGTTTTTGATACGATGGTCAAACGTTCGGTGAGGTTTACCGAATCACAGGCTCGCCATCAGAGTATTTTGCAATATGACCCAAATTGTGAAGGGGCAAAAGCATACAGAGCACTGGCGGCAGAAGTGCTGTCCAGCAAAGTAACCGTAAAGTAG
- the ltrA gene encoding group II intron reverse transcriptase/maturase, which translates to MQIDNNLANGANTSTDWNMVDWPKAQRMVRNLRQRIFRATCKSNFKKVRSLQKLMLRSQSNRLVSVRQVTQINHGAKTPGLDKVVVKTPAARGKLVDELCQYQTWKAQPAKRVYIAKANGKMRPLGIVSIRDRCLQAIVKNALEPSWESRFEASSYGFRPGRGTHDAMYRIYTLANARSTKKWVLDADISGAFDNICQEYLLNTLGPTPGRELIRQWLKAGYVEKGVFHQTDQGTAQGGVISPLLLNITLHGMEQALGISSSETGYKPSKRALVKYADDLVVFCKTQADAQAAKQELSQWLAERGLSLAEEKTRIVHLTEGFNFLSFNVKHYHKPGTTKTGWKLLIKPSKQAVQKFRNRLKQEWLQFKGKNVKAVLSRLNPIIRGWANYNRTEVAKKCFSDLDRYMYNREVRYVKRSHPKKSWKWLKARYWGKLNLDREDVWVFGDKQTKRYLLKFSWFPIERHILVKGRASPDDPELKDYWKARQTKKIKELIPSKQRLAQKQQGLCLVCRQTLFNEEELHAHHKIAKAKGGKNRYENLSLVHLFCHQQLHAKEKVEDEE; encoded by the coding sequence ATGCAAATTGATAACAATTTAGCAAACGGAGCCAACACATCAACCGACTGGAATATGGTCGACTGGCCAAAAGCTCAGCGGATGGTGCGTAACTTGAGACAGCGCATATTCCGGGCTACTTGTAAGAGCAACTTCAAGAAAGTGCGCTCACTTCAGAAACTCATGCTACGAAGCCAATCTAATCGACTGGTTAGCGTACGACAGGTTACTCAAATTAACCACGGCGCCAAAACCCCAGGGTTGGACAAAGTGGTAGTCAAAACCCCAGCCGCCAGGGGTAAATTGGTGGATGAACTGTGTCAATATCAAACCTGGAAGGCCCAGCCAGCCAAAAGAGTATACATTGCCAAAGCCAACGGCAAAATGCGTCCATTAGGAATAGTGTCCATTCGAGATCGTTGTCTGCAAGCTATTGTGAAAAACGCCTTAGAGCCAAGCTGGGAGAGCCGTTTTGAAGCCAGTAGTTATGGCTTCAGACCGGGTCGAGGCACCCACGACGCGATGTATAGAATTTATACCCTCGCCAACGCCAGAAGCACCAAAAAGTGGGTGCTTGATGCTGATATTTCCGGTGCGTTCGATAATATCTGTCAGGAGTATTTGTTAAACACACTTGGTCCTACTCCTGGTCGAGAACTAATTCGCCAATGGCTTAAAGCTGGTTATGTTGAAAAGGGTGTGTTCCACCAAACGGATCAGGGTACAGCCCAAGGCGGAGTAATCTCCCCTTTATTATTAAACATCACTTTACACGGAATGGAACAGGCCCTTGGCATCTCCTCGAGCGAAACCGGGTACAAGCCTTCCAAGCGGGCCCTGGTAAAGTATGCCGACGACCTGGTGGTTTTTTGTAAAACCCAGGCAGACGCTCAAGCTGCTAAACAAGAACTCAGTCAGTGGCTAGCTGAACGCGGTTTGAGTTTAGCGGAAGAAAAGACCAGAATAGTACATCTCACTGAAGGTTTTAATTTCCTGAGTTTTAACGTTAAACACTATCATAAACCAGGGACTACCAAAACTGGCTGGAAACTTTTAATCAAACCTAGCAAGCAGGCAGTACAAAAATTCCGAAACAGATTAAAGCAAGAATGGCTACAATTCAAAGGTAAAAATGTTAAAGCGGTGTTGAGCCGGCTTAACCCGATAATTCGCGGATGGGCCAACTATAATCGAACTGAGGTAGCCAAGAAATGTTTTAGTGATTTAGATCGTTATATGTATAACCGAGAAGTACGCTATGTCAAACGCAGTCATCCGAAAAAGTCGTGGAAGTGGCTAAAAGCTCGCTATTGGGGGAAACTAAATCTGGACAGAGAGGATGTGTGGGTGTTTGGAGACAAACAAACCAAACGCTATCTGCTCAAATTCAGTTGGTTCCCGATAGAAAGACACATTCTGGTTAAAGGAAGAGCTTCGCCAGACGACCCAGAATTAAAAGACTACTGGAAAGCTCGGCAAACCAAAAAGATAAAAGAACTAATACCCAGCAAACAACGTCTTGCCCAGAAACAACAAGGTTTATGCCTGGTTTGCCGACAAACCCTCTTTAACGAGGAAGAATTACACGCTCATCATAAAATTGCTAAAGCAAAAGGGGGTAAAAACCGTTATGAAAATCTTAGTTTGGTACATCTCTTTTGCCACCAACAACTTCATGCCAAAGAAAAGGTTGAGGACGAGGAGTAA
- a CDS encoding ParB/RepB/Spo0J family partition protein: MAKRKSFGFGQSTRIEDEQARLEDLEALIAPRQTVVQNLPIARIRPNPYQPRRRFEDLEDLAASITAQGFISRLRVRPDSSQDGYFQLVYGERRLRAAAIAGLENVPCEISDHSDEEMIEIGLAENIQRRDLDPLEEADAFRTLTEEMGYSIRGLAEKIGKDKSYIENRLALLKAPEDVREMVARRPDTLRAAREISHLENPEERQILINGVLSREITTEGIRERLRHSPGKLPEGEYRVVISIIRKWQTTAGQDQVIDGELLGYVRQLQNDLTRLEEQLSRVNGEI, from the coding sequence TTGGCAAAGCGTAAAAGTTTCGGTTTTGGACAGAGCACAAGGATAGAGGACGAGCAGGCACGCCTGGAAGACCTAGAGGCTCTTATTGCACCACGCCAGACCGTGGTACAGAATTTGCCAATAGCCCGCATTCGCCCAAACCCTTACCAACCGCGGCGACGCTTTGAAGATTTGGAAGACCTTGCTGCCTCTATTACAGCACAGGGGTTTATCAGTCGGCTGAGAGTGCGCCCAGATTCTTCCCAGGATGGCTATTTCCAGTTGGTTTACGGGGAGCGACGTTTACGCGCCGCCGCTATCGCTGGGTTGGAAAATGTGCCGTGTGAAATCTCTGATCACTCGGACGAGGAAATGATCGAGATAGGTCTGGCAGAAAATATTCAGCGTCGAGATCTTGATCCTCTTGAAGAAGCAGATGCTTTTAGAACTCTTACCGAGGAGATGGGTTACTCTATCCGGGGGCTGGCCGAGAAAATCGGGAAGGACAAAAGTTATATCGAGAATCGGTTGGCTTTACTTAAAGCGCCAGAGGATGTCCGAGAGATGGTAGCTCGTCGTCCTGACACACTCAGAGCTGCCCGCGAGATTTCGCATCTGGAAAATCCGGAGGAACGCCAGATCCTGATAAACGGGGTACTTTCCAGGGAAATCACCACTGAGGGCATCAGAGAAAGGTTGCGCCATTCTCCTGGCAAATTGCCAGAAGGAGAATACCGCGTGGTGATATCAATTATACGAAAGTGGCAGACGACAGCAGGACAAGATCAGGTGATAGACGGGGAGTTATTAGGATATGTAAGACAATTACAGAACGATCTTACCCGCCTAGAAGAACAATTAAGCAGGGTCAACGGTGAGATATAG
- a CDS encoding ATP-binding protein gives MQSLLETELRKLIKEGESSSVELKLNAPRPTELAERIAGLSNAKGGYIIIGVEDATLRIVGTDPSPTIDTLYRATRFITPMFEFTPHEPEVFNLDGKKVVVATIPPSTGPIYQASGVFWVRRGTNTHPLTMDEVMRLANERGILHWELQSATGTTMSDLDMQKVGLFLKQREAFKQQEYQNRFDTPERILLALKCAVEQNNLVIPTNAGLLFFGYEPQLYLPHTEISCVLLKDELGTGGFLDRRVVTGTLPELIDGCIAFLNRHMTVAGEISGWKRHDYPEHAIGALREAIVNAVVHRDYSRHGERIRLFFYPDRIEIHSPGLLMPGIKVEMMERGKVISRLRNPILAQLLSRWPGGYIEQLGSGVRFMLNETKRLELPTPTFREMEEFIVTFQGRGLLKPPPEEVVGGSQESRLRIAMQYVHQHGSLTSPMYSKIAGVAERTAQKDLELLIERGVLKRVGKTKSSRYIMP, from the coding sequence ATGCAGTCGTTATTGGAAACAGAACTCAGAAAGCTGATTAAAGAAGGGGAAAGCTCTTCGGTAGAGTTAAAACTAAACGCCCCTCGCCCCACCGAGTTGGCCGAACGTATTGCTGGTCTATCCAATGCCAAAGGCGGCTATATTATTATAGGTGTGGAAGATGCAACCTTACGGATAGTCGGCACTGACCCCTCTCCGACTATTGACACTCTCTACCGAGCCACCCGCTTTATTACGCCTATGTTTGAATTCACCCCACATGAACCAGAAGTATTTAACCTAGACGGGAAAAAAGTGGTAGTAGCCACCATTCCCCCCAGCACCGGTCCGATTTACCAAGCTAGTGGTGTTTTCTGGGTGAGACGTGGTACTAATACGCACCCTCTTACTATGGACGAGGTCATGCGGCTGGCTAATGAAAGGGGAATTCTGCATTGGGAACTACAATCGGCAACAGGTACTACTATGTCGGATCTAGATATGCAAAAGGTTGGGTTGTTCTTGAAGCAGAGGGAGGCTTTTAAGCAGCAAGAATACCAGAATCGATTCGATACTCCGGAACGAATACTATTAGCGCTTAAATGCGCGGTTGAGCAAAACAATCTCGTAATACCCACAAACGCTGGCTTGTTATTCTTTGGCTATGAGCCACAGTTGTACCTGCCTCATACTGAAATCTCTTGCGTATTGTTGAAGGATGAACTGGGCACAGGCGGCTTTCTGGATAGGCGGGTTGTAACTGGGACATTGCCAGAATTGATAGACGGTTGTATCGCTTTTTTGAACCGACATATGACAGTGGCTGGAGAAATCAGCGGCTGGAAGCGGCACGACTATCCGGAACATGCCATTGGTGCGCTCAGAGAAGCTATAGTAAATGCGGTGGTACATCGGGATTACAGCCGCCATGGAGAGCGGATTCGGCTATTCTTCTATCCAGATCGGATCGAGATACACAGCCCTGGTCTGCTTATGCCCGGTATAAAAGTAGAGATGATGGAACGAGGAAAGGTGATCTCTCGCCTACGCAATCCCATTCTGGCACAGTTACTGAGCCGATGGCCAGGTGGCTACATTGAGCAACTTGGCAGTGGTGTGCGCTTTATGCTAAATGAAACCAAACGGTTGGAACTTCCGACACCAACCTTTAGGGAGATGGAAGAATTCATCGTTACGTTCCAAGGGCGTGGGTTGTTAAAACCTCCGCCAGAAGAGGTAGTAGGTGGGAGTCAAGAAAGCCGATTGAGAATTGCCATGCAGTATGTGCATCAGCACGGTTCACTAACATCACCTATGTACTCCAAGATAGCCGGAGTTGCGGAACGCACCGCGCAAAAAGACCTAGAACTTTTAATTGAAAGGGGTGTTCTGAAACGGGTTGGGAAGACTAAGAGCAGCCGATATATTATGCCTTAA